Proteins co-encoded in one Brassica oleracea var. oleracea cultivar TO1000 chromosome C4, BOL, whole genome shotgun sequence genomic window:
- the LOC106340637 gene encoding uncharacterized protein LOC106340637 isoform X2 → MATAQRHNDEEEEAQIPKTEFETSSEVESDKKAERSTTKLDKQAIPKKSPNLTKEEKTIRDSYFYCCQNFFTLPEMIDYMKVNHGLPKTTVTNVFRELLTGRNGEAYLRASQRRGLQRSSNGTTSGSVGSSSSTK, encoded by the exons ATGGCAACAGCACAGAGACACAATGACGAGGAGGAAGAGGCTCAGATCCCAAAAACAGAGTTTGAAACATCTTCTGAAGTTGAGTCAGACAAAAAAGCAGAGAGATCCACCACCAAACTTGACAAGCAAGCTATTCCCAAG AAAAGTCCTAATCTGACAAAGGAAGAGAAGACAATAAGGGATAGTTACTTTTATTGCTGCCAGAATTTCTTTACCCTTCCCGAGATGATCGATTACATGAAGGTGAATCATGGTTTGCCAAAGACCACTGTGACCAATGTTTTCAGGGAACTTTTAACCGGTCGCAATGGTGAAGCTTATCTGAGAGCTTCACAGAGAAGAGGTCTTCAGAGGAGTAGTAATGGTACAACAAGTGGTAGTGTAGGTTCTTCTTCTTCGACTAAGTAA
- the LOC106339895 gene encoding uncharacterized protein LOC106339895 produces the protein MEKMLRSSSLIPLFCLVLLLISNFHGSVEAGKRRIEITDDLDDVEDSEEDESWKQWGSKAATPEFDPPPDFSNMGFDQIQEEMAKRTFAPVVGFVKLRLGVKRTKDMVVDIAMKWTKVLRTGGLGVRFMAVDRSTVMFNMQNGKEVTELREFVLSQEEAYEVKIGKQEFRRPGDPPLDDVVEKLQAKQSKGGEDGDSDNKNDVAKDEL, from the exons ATGGAGAAGATGCTTCGTTCCTCTTCCTTGATTCCACTCTTTTGCCTCGTTCTTCTTCTCATCTCTAACTTTCACGGATCCGTCGAAGCGGGGAAGCGGCGGATCGAGATCACCGACGATCTAGACGACGTGGAAGACAGCGAAGAAGACGAATCGTGGAAACAGTGGGGGAGCAAAGCGGCGACGCCCGAGTTCGATCCGCCTCCGGATTTCTCCAACATGGGATTCGATCAGATCCAGGAGGAGATGGCTAAACGGACTTTCGCGCCGGTCGTCGGGTTCGTCAAGCTCCGGCTAGGCGTCAAACGTACTAAG GATATGGTGGTGGATATTGCTATGAAATGGACGAAAGTTTTGAGAACGGGTGGGTTAGGAGTGAGATTCATGGCCGTGGATCGAAGCACGGTGATGTTCAATATGCAGAACGGCAAGGAAGTGACTGAG CTAAGGGAGTTCGTGTTGAGCCAAGAAGAGGCTTATGAGGTTAAGATAGGGAAGCAAGAGTTTCGACGACCTGGAGATCCTCCACTTGATGATGTTGTTGAAAAACTTCAAGCGAAGCAGAGCAAGGGTGGTGAAGATGGTGATAGTGATAACAAGAACGATGTTGCCAAGGATGAACTATAG
- the LOC106340637 gene encoding uncharacterized protein LOC106340637 isoform X3: MATAQRHNDEEEEAQIPKTEFETSSEVESDKKAERSTTKLDKQAIPKNFFTLPEMIDYMKVNHGLPKTTVTNVFRELLTGRNGEAYLRASQRRGLQRSSNGTTSGSVGSSSSTK; encoded by the exons ATGGCAACAGCACAGAGACACAATGACGAGGAGGAAGAGGCTCAGATCCCAAAAACAGAGTTTGAAACATCTTCTGAAGTTGAGTCAGACAAAAAAGCAGAGAGATCCACCACCAAACTTGACAAGCAAGCTATTCCCAAG AATTTCTTTACCCTTCCCGAGATGATCGATTACATGAAGGTGAATCATGGTTTGCCAAAGACCACTGTGACCAATGTTTTCAGGGAACTTTTAACCGGTCGCAATGGTGAAGCTTATCTGAGAGCTTCACAGAGAAGAGGTCTTCAGAGGAGTAGTAATGGTACAACAAGTGGTAGTGTAGGTTCTTCTTCTTCGACTAAGTAA
- the LOC106340639 gene encoding uncharacterized protein LOC106340639, translated as MDKKKSNKEKGGSSLNNNDADVASSSGRSGRGRQSQATNPLTVGQAIMKANYHSCCRQFYTLPELIEFMTTRHRGLTAETVTKVFREMLKRINAEMYLRAAQYHSTVRKIERKRRESDDNLSTPS; from the exons ATGGACAAAAAGAAAAGCAACAAGGAGAAGGGAGGTTCTTCGTTGAATAACAATGATGCTGATGTTGCTTCTTCGTCG GGCCGGAGTGGCAGAGGAAGGCAGAGTCAAGCTACCAATCCTTTGACGGTAGGACAAGCAATAATGAAGGCCAACTACCATTCCTGCTGCCGACAGTTCTACACCTTACCGGAGCTGATTGAGTTCATGACAACCAGGCACCGCGGCTTAACAGCAGAGACGGTGACGAAGGTTTTCAGGGAGATGTTGAAAAGAATAAATGCTGAAATGTATCTGAGAGCTGCACAGTATCACTCTACAGTAAGGAAAATTGAGCGCAAAAGGCGGGAATCAGATGACAATCTGAGCACTCCTTCTTAG
- the LOC106340637 gene encoding uncharacterized protein LOC106340637 isoform X1: MATAQRHNDEEEEAQIPKTEFETSSEVESDKKAERSTTKLDKQAIPKQKSPNLTKEEKTIRDSYFYCCQNFFTLPEMIDYMKVNHGLPKTTVTNVFRELLTGRNGEAYLRASQRRGLQRSSNGTTSGSVGSSSSTK; the protein is encoded by the exons ATGGCAACAGCACAGAGACACAATGACGAGGAGGAAGAGGCTCAGATCCCAAAAACAGAGTTTGAAACATCTTCTGAAGTTGAGTCAGACAAAAAAGCAGAGAGATCCACCACCAAACTTGACAAGCAAGCTATTCCCAAG CAGAAAAGTCCTAATCTGACAAAGGAAGAGAAGACAATAAGGGATAGTTACTTTTATTGCTGCCAGAATTTCTTTACCCTTCCCGAGATGATCGATTACATGAAGGTGAATCATGGTTTGCCAAAGACCACTGTGACCAATGTTTTCAGGGAACTTTTAACCGGTCGCAATGGTGAAGCTTATCTGAGAGCTTCACAGAGAAGAGGTCTTCAGAGGAGTAGTAATGGTACAACAAGTGGTAGTGTAGGTTCTTCTTCTTCGACTAAGTAA